From a single Solenopsis invicta isolate M01_SB chromosome 6, UNIL_Sinv_3.0, whole genome shotgun sequence genomic region:
- the LOC113005950 gene encoding uncharacterized protein LOC113005950 has product MVARGKIMNMWRNRCTLYKKFGTKLKKEENEKENNAPQDIDQKVQDSMKWLDENVAPWELVLQHWLTTFDIRRKDINNFEEKTLHNLLNRWSVLKHPQGYQLIVQDFDTMNLSKVKLDLNIWQQFVDVIIKHSTCNIKNDEVNLMLQKLKNKDILDDTKVAIGLMLLPHLIPPKSLKKYKGKCYKPSIANAKESLIKHASIPGDMILIRQEARKRAEMLNLTLQPYIVILGSLDEVKRHTFKWTTFYIKQIVL; this is encoded by the exons aTGGTTGCGCGTGGAAAAATAATGAACATGTGGCGAAATAGATGTACCTTATATAAAAAGTTCGGAactaaattgaaaaaagaagaaaatgaaaaagaaaataatg cTCCACAGGATATAGATCAAAAAGTCCAAGACAGTATGAAATGGTTAGATGAGAACGTTGCTCCATGGGAACTAGTTCTTCAACATTGGCTAACTACTTTTGATATTAGACGGAaagatattaacaattttgaagaaaaaacttTGCATAATCTACTGAATAGATGGTCTGTTTTGAAACATCCACAGGGATATCAATTAATTGTTCAAGATTTTGATACAATGAATTTAAGTAaagtaaaattggatttaaatATATGGCAACAATTTGTGGacgttataataaaacattcaacatgtaacattaaaaatgacgaagtaaatttaatgttacaaaagttaaaaaataaggaTATTTTAGACG ATACAAAAGTGGCTATAGGTCTTATGTTACTTCCACATTTAATTCCGCCAAAAAGCCTGAAGAAATATAAAGGCAAATGTTATAAACCCTCAATAGCTAACGCCAAAGAAAGCCTGATAAAACATGCAAGC ATTCCTGGAGACATGATTCTAATCAGACAAGAAGCAAGAAAACGTGctgaaatgttaaatttgacgtTACAACCGTATATAGTCATTTTAGGTTCTCTTGACGAAGTAAAGAGACATACATTCAAGTGGACGACATTTTATATAAAGCAAATAGTACTTTAG
- the LOC105202868 gene encoding farnesyl pyrophosphate synthase isoform X1, with product MWETTEEEIREMMAVWPEIVREIMEHVKNIPNIGKWLEKVLQYNVSGTKKLHSLTLIYAYKLIASNEQQTQDNIYLVRILAWCLEMAMAYLVMIDDIMDRSLFRRGQPCWYRHDDIGLMAINDGLLVESTVYYLIRKYFKGKECYDNLVETFQQVIFKILIGQFLDMSSTFKKSNLDQFTMNQYNSIAKWKGYGTLFVPTVLAMHFAGTKDSEIFKQSETILSELIIPLYQIQDDYLGCFGDFEVLGKDGTDIEEGKCTWLIVKALERVTPEQRKILEECYGVSDPEKVKRVKQLYIDLDLQNVFFKYEEEMYNIIKAQIEQISCKNQQRFLMGLLGKFYGRRVCDF from the exons aTGTGGGAAACGACGGAGGAGGAAATTCGGGAGATGATGGCAGTGTGGCCGGAAATTGTTCGTGAAATCATGGAACATGTCAAAAACATTCCTAACATTGGTAAATGGTTGGAAAAA gtattacaatataatgtcTCAGGAACAAAGAAACTTCATAgcttaacattaatttatgcCTACAAGTTGATAGCGTCTAATGAACAACAGACACAAGATAACATTTACCTTGTGCGGATTTTAGCATGGTGTCTGGAAATG GCGATGGCTTACCTAGTCATGATCGATGACATTATGGATCGGTCGTTATTTCGCCGAGGTCAACCATGCTGGTATCGACACGATGATATAGGTTTAATGGCAATCAATGATGGCTTATTAGTAGAAAGCactgtgtattatttaattcGGAAATACTTCAAAGGGAAAGAATGTTATGATAATTTAGTAGAAACATTTCAACAg GTTATATTTAAGATACTAATAGGCCAGTTTTTGGATATGTCCTCAACTTTCAAGAAATCTAATTTGGATCAGTTTACGATGAATCAATATAATTCCATTGCTAAGTGGAAAGGGTATGGAACACTTTTTGTGCCAACGGTTCTAGCAATGCATTTT GCTGGAACAAAAGATTCAGAGATATTCAAGCAATCAGAAACTATCTTGTCAGAGTTGATAATACCTTTGTATCAAATCCAAGACGATTATTTAGGTTGTTTTGGGGATTTTGAAGTTTTGGGCAAAGATGGTACTGATATAGAAGAAGGTAAATGTACGTGGCTAATTGTTAAAGCTCTTGAACGTGTCACTCCGGAACAGCGtaaaattttagaa GAATGTTACGGAGTTTCGGATCCGGAGAAAGTAAAACGCGTAAAACAGCTCTACATTGATTTGGATTTGCagaacgttttttttaaatacgaagaagaaatgtataatattataaaagcaCAAATAGAGCAAATATCATGCAAAAATCAACAACGCTTTCTCATGGGTTTGTTAGGGAAGTTTTATGGCAGACGGGTCTGTGATTTCTGA
- the LOC105202868 gene encoding farnesyl diphosphate synthase isoform X2 yields the protein MWETTEEEIREMMAVWPEIVREIMEHVKNIPNIGKWLEKVLQYNVSGTKKLHSLTLIYAYKLIASNEQQTQDNIYLVRILAWCLEMAMAYLVMIDDIMDRSLFRRGQPCWYRHDDIGLMAINDGLLVESTVYYLIRKYFKGKECYDNLVETFQQVIFKILIGQFLDMSSTFKKSNLDQFTMNQYNSIAKWKGYGTLFVPTVLAMHFAGTKDSEIFKQSETILSELIIPLYQIQDDYLGCFGDFEVLGKDGTDIEEGMLRSFGSGESKTRKTALH from the exons aTGTGGGAAACGACGGAGGAGGAAATTCGGGAGATGATGGCAGTGTGGCCGGAAATTGTTCGTGAAATCATGGAACATGTCAAAAACATTCCTAACATTGGTAAATGGTTGGAAAAA gtattacaatataatgtcTCAGGAACAAAGAAACTTCATAgcttaacattaatttatgcCTACAAGTTGATAGCGTCTAATGAACAACAGACACAAGATAACATTTACCTTGTGCGGATTTTAGCATGGTGTCTGGAAATG GCGATGGCTTACCTAGTCATGATCGATGACATTATGGATCGGTCGTTATTTCGCCGAGGTCAACCATGCTGGTATCGACACGATGATATAGGTTTAATGGCAATCAATGATGGCTTATTAGTAGAAAGCactgtgtattatttaattcGGAAATACTTCAAAGGGAAAGAATGTTATGATAATTTAGTAGAAACATTTCAACAg GTTATATTTAAGATACTAATAGGCCAGTTTTTGGATATGTCCTCAACTTTCAAGAAATCTAATTTGGATCAGTTTACGATGAATCAATATAATTCCATTGCTAAGTGGAAAGGGTATGGAACACTTTTTGTGCCAACGGTTCTAGCAATGCATTTT GCTGGAACAAAAGATTCAGAGATATTCAAGCAATCAGAAACTATCTTGTCAGAGTTGATAATACCTTTGTATCAAATCCAAGACGATTATTTAGGTTGTTTTGGGGATTTTGAAGTTTTGGGCAAAGATGGTACTGATATAGAAGAAG GAATGTTACGGAGTTTCGGATCCGGAGAAAGTAAAACGCGTAAAACAGCTCTACATTGA